The following are from one region of the Luteimonas sp. MC1572 genome:
- a CDS encoding flagellar biosynthetic protein FliO: protein MSKRSLTAIPAILSLACGRAMSAEPVVADAAPAASSFGAELMAILLPLAFIIVGLLVVLRLLRRRYGLTGPDAPLSILQILPLGPRERLVLVKLRSGRVFTIGVSAQSVNFVTELHADDVAPATPASGTHTPLK from the coding sequence ATGTCCAAGCGATCGCTGACTGCCATACCCGCCATCCTGTCCCTCGCCTGTGGCCGTGCCATGTCGGCCGAGCCCGTGGTTGCCGATGCCGCGCCCGCCGCCTCGTCCTTCGGCGCCGAGTTGATGGCCATCCTGCTGCCCCTGGCCTTCATCATCGTGGGCCTGCTGGTGGTGCTGCGCCTGCTCCGTCGGCGCTATGGCCTCACCGGTCCCGATGCCCCCTTGTCGATCCTGCAAATCCTGCCGCTCGGGCCGCGTGAACGCCTGGTGCTGGTGAAGCTGCGCTCCGGTCGCGTATTCACGATTGGCGTGAGTGCGCAAAGCGTGAACTTCGTCACCGAACTGCATGCCGACGATGTCGCGCCAGCCACGCCTGCGTCCGGAACACACACACCGCTCAAGTGA
- the sctQ gene encoding type III secretion system cytoplasmic ring protein SctQ, whose protein sequence is MATVERDARKGRARSDKDKVASAPPAAVEARSARGVLPTVEAPVAEALRGFFAEPRWWMLADRSAVQVACARAPSAAFEIDAEGTRLALHVDGAAGDPDEGRLRWSDRSGRARVLAWSLAHESLLMRLSEWLGVSLLPVVDAAEGGDAAAALATPGLWLDVAIEDDVPLPDGDVPAPPPARASARLWLPADWLHRLAARAEPAHAEDPPKGAGRWRALPVAVSLLLAAPPLSAGDWRALRPGDVIVAGRSSLPNLIARAAGQDWPLASAAGGWSVRGAPTPTSIFHEDNTMTDHEASPTATDAAPADPARRLPVRLEFELGRTELSVGELADLQPGYVFPLATALEGANVAIRANGRDVGRGELVAVGDTLGVRLVSWS, encoded by the coding sequence TTGGCCACGGTTGAGCGCGACGCGCGCAAGGGCCGCGCGCGCAGCGACAAGGACAAGGTCGCCTCCGCGCCGCCAGCCGCAGTGGAGGCGCGGTCAGCGCGCGGCGTGCTGCCCACCGTGGAAGCGCCGGTGGCCGAGGCACTGCGTGGCTTCTTCGCCGAGCCGCGCTGGTGGATGCTGGCCGACCGCAGCGCGGTGCAGGTGGCCTGCGCGCGCGCGCCGAGTGCCGCGTTCGAGATCGACGCCGAAGGCACGCGACTGGCGCTGCACGTGGATGGCGCCGCGGGCGATCCCGATGAGGGACGGCTGCGCTGGAGCGACCGCAGCGGCCGCGCGCGCGTGCTCGCCTGGAGCCTGGCGCACGAATCGCTGCTGATGCGCTTGAGCGAATGGCTGGGCGTGTCCCTGCTGCCGGTGGTCGACGCGGCCGAGGGTGGCGACGCCGCCGCGGCACTGGCCACGCCCGGTCTCTGGCTCGACGTTGCCATCGAGGACGACGTTCCCCTGCCGGATGGCGACGTACCCGCACCGCCGCCGGCACGCGCCAGCGCGCGCCTCTGGCTGCCGGCGGACTGGTTGCATCGCCTGGCCGCGCGCGCCGAACCGGCGCACGCCGAGGATCCGCCGAAAGGTGCCGGCCGCTGGCGCGCGCTGCCGGTCGCCGTGTCGCTGCTGCTCGCAGCGCCCCCGCTCTCCGCCGGCGACTGGCGCGCGTTGCGCCCGGGCGACGTGATCGTCGCCGGCCGCAGCAGCCTGCCCAACCTCATCGCGCGCGCCGCCGGCCAGGACTGGCCGCTGGCGTCCGCCGCGGGCGGCTGGTCCGTGCGCGGCGCACCCACCCCGACTTCCATCTTCCACGAGGACAACACCATGACCGACCACGAGGCCAGCCCGACGGCGACCGACGCCGCGCCAGCCGACCCCGCGCGTCGCCTGCCGGTGCGCCTGGAATTCGAACTCGGCCGCACCGAACTGAGCGTGGGCGAACTCGCCGACCTGCAGCCCGGCTACGTCTTCCCGCTCGCCACCGCGCTCGAAGGCGCCAACGTCGCGATCCGCGCCAACGGCCGCGACGTGGGCCGCGGCGAACTGGTCGCCGTCGGCGACACCCTCGGCGTGCGCCTGGTGTCCTGGAGCTGA
- the sctT gene encoding type III secretion system export apparatus subunit SctT, whose amino-acid sequence MFDFLGNPLLALALTLPRVVGAFVVLPLMTQQTVPSMVRNSFMVSLAIIALPVALAGMPMESLGAAEWPVIVLKELFIGVAIGFCFGIVFWAIGAVGNVVDTQVGMSMASVFDPIQGHTVTLHGEFLSQLAAWLFMASGAFLVFLDLLMSSYLLWPVTSYFPNLPAAGMNLFVGQFSYMMTAILVMAAPIMVILLIIDLSFGLVNRYAPQLNVFALTLPIKAWLATALILMLLGVYIEIVLERLGSNRYLLGVLQQAFGT is encoded by the coding sequence GTGTTCGACTTCCTCGGCAATCCCCTGCTGGCGCTCGCGCTGACGCTGCCGCGCGTGGTGGGCGCGTTCGTCGTGCTGCCGCTGATGACCCAGCAGACCGTGCCGTCGATGGTGCGCAACAGCTTCATGGTCAGCCTGGCGATCATCGCGCTCCCAGTGGCGCTGGCCGGCATGCCGATGGAGTCGCTGGGCGCCGCGGAATGGCCGGTGATTGTGCTCAAGGAGCTGTTCATCGGCGTCGCCATCGGCTTCTGCTTCGGCATCGTGTTCTGGGCGATTGGCGCGGTTGGCAACGTGGTCGACACCCAGGTGGGCATGTCGATGGCATCGGTGTTCGATCCCATCCAGGGCCACACCGTCACCCTGCACGGCGAGTTCCTGTCGCAGCTGGCGGCGTGGCTGTTCATGGCCAGCGGCGCGTTCCTGGTGTTCCTCGACCTGCTGATGTCCAGCTATCTGCTGTGGCCGGTGACCTCGTATTTCCCGAACCTGCCGGCAGCTGGCATGAACCTGTTCGTCGGCCAGTTCAGTTACATGATGACGGCGATCCTGGTGATGGCGGCGCCCATCATGGTGATCCTCTTGATCATCGACCTGTCGTTCGGGCTGGTGAACCGCTACGCGCCGCAGCTCAACGTGTTCGCACTCACCCTGCCGATCAAGGCCTGGTTGGCCACGGCGCTGATCCTGATGCTGCTGGGCGTGTACATCGAGATCGTGCTCGAGCGCCTGGGCAGCAACCGTTACCTGCTGGGCGTGCTGCAGCAGGCGTTCGGCACCTGA
- the sctU gene encoding type III secretion system export apparatus subunit SctU: MAKDQGADKTEQPTSKKLRDARKDANVTKSKELTSTVLVLGWLVGAWMMLGFMWDRMRQLFEASVASIGRPFAEALPDVGMLAFWTLMWLCLPLLLLAVFLGLVTEFLQTGPVASMKKLTPDLAKLNPVEGIKKMFSMDNLVELVKAFFKSAGLIFIGGFVLYGMRHSLLLLPHAPPEAMATAIWHGLLRIGIWTIFVFFFVSVLDAWYQKFSYLKQLRMSRRDIRQEVKENEGDPYIKQRRKQLHQEWSQQTMLNAVRGSNVVVTNPTHIAVALQFEPGVNDLPVVVAKGEGHQAEEIKRAAEEAGVPILQNIPLARGLNEKVELDEYIGGEFFDAVAEVLHWAEGIRRGD; the protein is encoded by the coding sequence ATGGCGAAGGACCAGGGCGCCGACAAGACCGAGCAGCCCACCTCGAAGAAGCTGCGCGACGCGCGCAAGGACGCCAATGTCACCAAGAGCAAGGAGCTGACGAGCACCGTGCTGGTGCTGGGCTGGCTGGTGGGCGCTTGGATGATGCTGGGCTTCATGTGGGACCGCATGCGCCAGCTGTTCGAGGCCAGCGTGGCCTCCATCGGCCGCCCGTTCGCCGAGGCGCTTCCCGACGTCGGCATGCTCGCGTTCTGGACCCTGATGTGGCTGTGCCTGCCGCTGCTGCTGCTGGCGGTGTTCCTGGGCCTGGTGACCGAGTTCCTGCAGACGGGGCCGGTGGCGAGCATGAAAAAGCTCACCCCGGACCTGGCCAAGCTGAACCCGGTCGAGGGCATCAAGAAGATGTTCTCCATGGACAACCTGGTCGAGCTGGTGAAGGCGTTCTTCAAGAGCGCGGGACTGATCTTCATCGGCGGCTTCGTGCTGTACGGCATGCGCCACAGCCTGCTGCTGCTGCCGCATGCGCCGCCCGAGGCCATGGCCACCGCGATCTGGCACGGGCTGCTGCGCATCGGGATCTGGACGATCTTCGTGTTCTTCTTCGTGTCCGTGCTCGACGCCTGGTACCAGAAGTTTTCCTACCTCAAGCAGCTGCGCATGAGCCGGCGCGACATCCGCCAGGAGGTCAAGGAGAACGAGGGCGACCCCTACATCAAGCAGCGCCGCAAGCAGTTGCACCAGGAGTGGTCGCAGCAGACCATGCTCAATGCCGTACGAGGATCGAACGTCGTCGTGACCAACCCCACCCACATCGCCGTCGCGCTGCAGTTCGAGCCGGGGGTCAACGACCTGCCGGTGGTCGTGGCCAAGGGCGAGGGCCACCAGGCCGAGGAGATCAAGCGCGCCGCCGAAGAGGCCGGCGTGCCGATCCTGCAGAACATCCCGCTCGCGCGTGGACTCAACGAGAAGGTCGAGCTGGACGAGTACATCGGCGGCGAGTTCTTCGACGCCGTGGCCGAGGTCCTGCACTGGGCCGAGGGCATCCGTCGCGGCGACTGA
- a CDS encoding EscR/YscR/HrcR family type III secretion system export apparatus protein, whose amino-acid sequence MEGKPPPASVQAQLEARAAGRAQRAANRELARVRAERAAGGPAATPATTATPVEPPPTSPAAADALRAEAEAMAAGTAAQGPADPASEAPQGPSRGPLFANVQNGTEDPAAGEAAAGDGGPVVVTAVGTPPAKPATDGPMDAARMLGILDAGKEPLRGFLINHSNDAERAFFLRSAQRLMPADRRDELDVDDFIVVVPAFTVSELAAAFQIGFLIFLPFLVIDLVVANILLALGMMMLSPTTISLPFKLLLFVLIDGWAKLVHGLVLTYGSAW is encoded by the coding sequence ATGGAAGGCAAGCCGCCGCCGGCATCGGTGCAGGCGCAGCTGGAGGCGCGCGCCGCGGGGCGGGCGCAGCGCGCCGCCAACCGCGAGCTCGCTCGCGTCCGCGCGGAACGTGCAGCGGGTGGTCCAGCGGCGACGCCTGCGACCACCGCCACCCCGGTGGAGCCGCCGCCCACCAGCCCCGCCGCGGCGGATGCGCTGCGCGCCGAGGCCGAGGCGATGGCTGCAGGCACCGCGGCCCAGGGCCCTGCGGATCCTGCCAGCGAGGCGCCGCAGGGACCATCGCGCGGTCCGCTGTTCGCGAACGTGCAGAACGGCACCGAGGACCCCGCCGCCGGCGAAGCGGCGGCCGGCGACGGCGGCCCCGTGGTGGTGACCGCGGTCGGCACGCCACCCGCGAAGCCCGCCACCGACGGTCCGATGGACGCGGCGCGCATGCTGGGCATCCTGGATGCCGGCAAGGAGCCGCTGCGCGGCTTCCTGATCAACCATTCCAACGATGCCGAGCGCGCGTTCTTCCTGCGCAGTGCGCAGCGCCTGATGCCCGCCGACCGCCGCGACGAGCTCGACGTCGACGACTTCATCGTGGTCGTGCCGGCGTTCACCGTGAGCGAGCTCGCGGCGGCGTTCCAGATCGGCTTCCTGATCTTCCTGCCGTTCCTGGTGATCGACCTGGTGGTGGCCAACATCCTGCTGGCGCTGGGCATGATGATGCTGTCGCCCACCACCATCTCGCTGCCGTTCAAGCTGCTGCTGTTCGTGCTGATCGACGGCTGGGCCAAGCTGGTGCACGGCCTGGTGCTGACCTACGGGAGCGCCTGGTAG
- the sctV gene encoding type III secretion system export apparatus subunit SctV — protein sequence MRALIGTLFATPGNAGPRVKLGYSDIILAFAAVMIISVMILPLPLVVIDALVAVNISIGFGLLLLAIYIPTPVAFSSFPSVLLLTTLFRLALSIAITRSILLDAEGGHIVETFGSLVAGGNLVVGLVVFMIITVVQFIVIAKGAERVAEVAARFTLDAMPGKQLSIDSDLRSGLMDKDEAKRRRRLLESESQLHGALDGAMKFVKGDAIAGIVIIIINLLGGLAIGVMQRDMSLADATRTYSILTIGDGLVSQIPAILATIAAGLVVTRTTGEVDDRHLGDAITRQVSGQPRVLLITGLLALLMTLVPGFPKMVFAALGVSLLGISAWRYRHGFVVLRRAFRVPEDEVAEADRLPPVDDLAPPAPLQLELSPALLAATGKDALLARVASVAQRMREEYGVPVPVPQLRISEALEHGEYRLTAFGARLAVGQLRVDQDFRQAAVATDGNRQPGFFPALAGDWVVRGEAGAVAPEEVLATHCRAALQRRLGGFIGIQETANLFARMQRDYPDLVKEMLRVVAPQRVADVLRRLAEEGVPVRNLRDVFEAITDVGGREKDVVLLTEYVRVALKREIAERHADAERTLHVLLIHPELEDKLRQSVRVAGGASQLAISPELAARLGNEVRAHLARQAAGVQPVLLCSLDVRRHLRKLMEVDFFELPVLSYQELAPDLRIVQAGQINA from the coding sequence ATGCGTGCGCTGATCGGCACGCTGTTCGCCACGCCGGGCAATGCAGGCCCGCGGGTCAAGCTCGGCTACAGCGACATCATCCTGGCGTTCGCGGCGGTGATGATCATCAGCGTGATGATCCTGCCGCTGCCGCTGGTGGTGATCGATGCGCTGGTCGCGGTCAACATCTCCATCGGCTTCGGCCTGCTGCTGCTGGCGATCTACATCCCCACGCCGGTCGCGTTCTCGAGCTTCCCGAGCGTGCTGCTGCTGACCACGCTGTTTCGCCTCGCGCTGTCGATCGCCATCACCCGCTCGATCCTGCTCGATGCCGAGGGCGGCCACATCGTCGAGACCTTCGGCAGCCTGGTGGCGGGCGGCAACCTGGTGGTCGGGCTGGTGGTCTTCATGATCATCACGGTGGTGCAGTTCATCGTCATCGCCAAGGGCGCCGAACGCGTGGCCGAAGTCGCCGCGCGCTTCACCCTCGACGCCATGCCCGGCAAGCAGCTGTCGATCGACTCCGACCTGCGTTCCGGCCTGATGGACAAGGACGAAGCCAAGCGCCGCCGGCGCCTGCTCGAGTCCGAGAGCCAGCTGCACGGCGCGCTCGACGGCGCCATGAAATTCGTCAAGGGCGACGCGATCGCCGGCATCGTCATCATCATCATCAACCTGCTCGGCGGCCTGGCGATCGGCGTCATGCAGCGTGACATGTCGCTGGCCGATGCCACGCGGACCTACAGCATCCTGACCATCGGCGACGGCCTGGTCTCGCAGATCCCGGCCATCCTCGCCACCATTGCGGCGGGCCTGGTGGTCACGCGCACCACCGGCGAGGTCGACGACCGCCATCTCGGCGACGCCATCACCCGCCAGGTCAGCGGCCAGCCGCGCGTGCTGCTGATCACCGGGCTGCTCGCACTGCTCATGACCCTGGTGCCGGGCTTCCCGAAGATGGTGTTCGCGGCGCTCGGCGTGTCGCTGCTCGGCATCAGCGCATGGCGCTACCGCCACGGGTTCGTGGTCCTGCGCCGCGCGTTCCGCGTGCCGGAGGACGAGGTCGCCGAAGCCGACCGCCTGCCGCCGGTCGACGACCTCGCGCCGCCCGCGCCGCTGCAGCTCGAGCTGTCGCCGGCGCTGCTTGCGGCGACCGGCAAGGACGCGCTGTTGGCGCGGGTCGCGAGCGTGGCGCAGCGCATGCGCGAGGAATACGGCGTGCCCGTACCGGTGCCGCAGCTGCGCATCTCGGAAGCGCTTGAACATGGCGAGTACCGCCTGACCGCGTTCGGCGCGCGCCTGGCCGTGGGCCAGCTGCGCGTCGACCAGGATTTCCGCCAGGCGGCCGTGGCCACCGACGGCAACCGCCAGCCCGGCTTCTTCCCGGCACTCGCCGGCGACTGGGTCGTGCGCGGCGAGGCAGGCGCCGTGGCACCCGAGGAGGTGCTGGCCACGCACTGCCGTGCCGCGCTGCAGCGTCGGCTGGGTGGCTTCATCGGGATCCAGGAGACGGCCAACCTGTTCGCGCGCATGCAGCGCGACTACCCCGACCTGGTCAAGGAGATGCTGCGCGTGGTCGCTCCGCAGCGCGTCGCCGACGTGCTGCGCCGGCTGGCCGAAGAGGGCGTGCCGGTGCGCAACCTGCGCGACGTGTTCGAGGCGATCACCGATGTCGGTGGCCGCGAGAAGGACGTGGTGCTGCTCACCGAGTACGTGCGGGTCGCCCTGAAGCGCGAGATCGCCGAGCGCCATGCCGACGCCGAACGCACGCTGCACGTGCTGCTGATCCATCCGGAGCTCGAGGACAAGCTGCGCCAGTCGGTGCGCGTGGCCGGCGGCGCGAGCCAGCTGGCCATTTCGCCCGAACTCGCGGCGCGGCTCGGCAACGAAGTGCGCGCACACCTCGCGCGGCAGGCGGCGGGCGTGCAGCCGGTGCTGCTGTGCTCGCTCGATGTGCGCCGCCACCTGCGCAAGCTGATGGAAGTCGATTTCTTCGAACTGCCGGTGCTGTCGTACCAGGAACTCGCACCCGACCTGCGCATCGTGCAGGCCGGCCAGATCAACGCATGA
- a CDS encoding response regulator yields MPATRVYLVDDNDGFRDSTAWLLETSGFEVLPFASGAAFLAAYAGNRHGDVAECLVSDIRMPEMSGLQLQDELIRRGIHLPLVFVTAHGDVPLAVEAMRKGASNFLEKPFSEEALVDALRTAFARARSRGNGGGAMAGELLARLSPRERQVLDLVVASKPNKIIADILGISIKTVELHRANMMGKLGVRSVPELMKVALGHG; encoded by the coding sequence ATGCCGGCTACGCGCGTTTACCTGGTCGACGACAACGACGGCTTCCGCGATTCCACCGCCTGGCTGCTCGAGACCTCGGGCTTCGAAGTGCTGCCGTTCGCGTCCGGCGCCGCATTCCTGGCGGCCTATGCCGGCAATCGCCACGGCGATGTCGCCGAGTGCCTGGTCTCCGACATCCGCATGCCGGAAATGAGCGGCCTGCAGCTGCAGGACGAACTCATCCGCCGCGGCATCCACCTGCCGCTGGTGTTCGTGACCGCGCACGGCGACGTGCCGCTGGCGGTGGAGGCGATGCGCAAGGGCGCGTCGAACTTCCTCGAGAAGCCGTTCAGCGAGGAGGCGCTGGTGGATGCGTTGCGCACCGCATTTGCCCGGGCACGCAGCCGCGGCAACGGCGGCGGCGCGATGGCCGGCGAACTGCTCGCCCGCCTCAGCCCGCGCGAACGCCAGGTGCTCGACCTGGTGGTGGCCAGCAAGCCGAACAAGATCATCGCCGACATCCTCGGCATCAGCATCAAGACCGTTGAACTGCACAGGGCGAACATGATGGGAAAGCTGGGCGTGCGCTCCGTGCCGGAGCTGATGAAGGTGGCGCTTGGCCACGGTTGA
- a CDS encoding FHA domain-containing protein, producing the protein MSVARDNQSETSPAGNVLRVVSGLHAGAVRPLGLREMILVGSGDDCDMVLADAGVASHHALLSLVDGVFSLRALDAPLHVGTTMVHPGDPVELDRVQRVGLGDAAIAFGAEDDPAWELLVPGGPGPRAAPTPAVTPYLRRLPAVAAVAVLSLVSLAIFAAVMPSKPAAPDPREQLQRLVPEYGIDDGRANVDFQGGLVLTGTVPDAATRERIARRIADDNIDAKLELRTGDDIAGDVSEILRGQGITARTRYLGNGDVEVSGRFEDEAALRAASFSRAMREVKGVTRVIPVNMAESSATARAPAAAAKPVRIRVAAIVRGADPHVLSGKGDKYPVGAELPGIGTLVSITENSAHALRADGGLEKLAVEAAPRPEDDAAEPKDFSNVRGEVTPLRM; encoded by the coding sequence ATGAGCGTGGCAAGGGACAACCAGTCGGAGACAAGCCCAGCGGGCAACGTGCTGCGCGTGGTCTCGGGCCTGCATGCAGGCGCGGTGCGTCCACTCGGGCTGCGCGAGATGATCCTCGTCGGCAGTGGCGACGATTGCGACATGGTGCTTGCCGATGCCGGTGTCGCCAGCCACCACGCGTTGCTCAGCCTGGTCGATGGCGTGTTCTCGCTGCGCGCGCTGGACGCGCCGCTGCACGTCGGCACCACCATGGTCCACCCGGGTGATCCGGTCGAACTCGACCGCGTGCAGCGCGTTGGCCTGGGCGACGCGGCGATCGCATTCGGCGCGGAAGACGATCCCGCCTGGGAGCTGCTGGTGCCCGGCGGCCCGGGTCCGCGCGCGGCGCCCACGCCGGCGGTCACCCCGTACCTGCGGCGCCTGCCCGCCGTCGCCGCGGTGGCCGTGCTGTCGCTGGTTTCGCTGGCCATCTTCGCCGCCGTCATGCCGTCCAAGCCGGCGGCGCCGGATCCTCGCGAGCAGCTGCAGCGCCTGGTGCCCGAGTACGGCATCGACGACGGCCGCGCCAACGTCGACTTCCAGGGCGGGCTGGTGCTCACAGGCACCGTGCCCGACGCCGCCACGCGCGAGCGCATCGCGCGGCGCATCGCCGACGACAACATCGATGCCAAGCTCGAGCTGCGCACCGGCGACGACATCGCCGGCGACGTCAGCGAAATCCTCCGCGGCCAGGGCATCACCGCGCGCACGCGCTACCTGGGCAACGGCGATGTCGAAGTGAGCGGCCGCTTCGAGGACGAGGCCGCGCTGCGCGCCGCGTCGTTCTCGCGCGCCATGCGCGAGGTCAAGGGCGTCACCCGCGTGATCCCGGTGAACATGGCCGAAAGCAGCGCGACCGCGCGCGCGCCGGCCGCGGCGGCGAAGCCGGTGCGCATCCGCGTCGCCGCCATCGTCCGCGGTGCCGATCCGCACGTGCTGTCCGGCAAGGGCGACAAGTATCCGGTCGGCGCGGAACTGCCCGGCATCGGCACGCTGGTGTCGATCACCGAAAACAGCGCGCATGCGCTGCGCGCCGATGGCGGGCTGGAAAAGCTCGCGGTCGAGGCGGCGCCGCGGCCGGAAGACGACGCGGCCGAGCCGAAGGATTTCTCGAACGTGCGCGGCGAGGTAACGCCACTCCGCATGTGA
- the sctS gene encoding type III secretion system export apparatus subunit SctS has protein sequence MNEVLELTKEALFLTMLLSGPPIGAAALVGLVIAFLQAATQLQEQTFAYACKFLAIVLMLFVTAALIGGSLYSYADRIFRDFPGLVRQ, from the coding sequence GTGAACGAGGTCCTGGAACTCACCAAGGAGGCGCTGTTCCTGACGATGCTGCTGTCGGGGCCACCGATCGGCGCCGCGGCGCTGGTCGGCCTGGTGATCGCGTTCCTGCAGGCCGCCACCCAGCTGCAGGAGCAGACGTTCGCCTACGCCTGCAAGTTCCTGGCGATCGTGCTGATGCTGTTCGTGACCGCGGCGCTGATCGGCGGTTCGCTGTACAGCTATGCGGACCGCATCTTCCGTGATTTCCCGGGACTGGTGCGGCAGTAG
- a CDS encoding ATP-binding protein produces the protein MTAARVRGRVAADALPVDSDGATVAVAALLEAIPVPCAAFARGDGRLVASNRRYRDAFSELPGHVDRARLLATLGDGGGDAGDPDAPREVHATHSNRWYALHWGESDAGGQPLSLLTAVDISARIEALDSHKSRQEKLLFTSRLMSVGEMAAMLAHELNQPLAAIVNYLNGSLRLVDQAGGPVQVERALLAARTQAEHAAAVISRVREFIRAREPRRDARDMAQITNTVLELLRLEAERQQLRIELALAHDLPAVYADRVMVEQVLLNLVKNAIEAMREVPPAKRGLRIEGRVNLDGEVEVRVCDRGEGLSAEQGQQLFSPFFTTKSDGLGIGLAICRSIIEYHEGRLFFEPREGGGSVFGFTLPTADGRG, from the coding sequence ATGACGGCAGCGCGCGTCCGCGGCCGCGTCGCCGCTGACGCCTTGCCCGTCGACAGCGATGGCGCGACCGTCGCGGTGGCTGCGCTGCTCGAGGCGATCCCGGTGCCGTGCGCCGCCTTCGCGCGCGGCGACGGGCGGCTGGTCGCCAGCAACCGCCGCTACCGTGACGCGTTCAGCGAACTGCCGGGCCATGTCGATCGCGCGCGCCTGCTGGCGACACTGGGCGATGGCGGCGGCGACGCCGGCGACCCGGACGCGCCCCGCGAAGTCCACGCCACGCACAGCAACCGCTGGTACGCGCTGCACTGGGGCGAGTCGGATGCCGGCGGCCAGCCGCTGTCGCTGCTGACCGCGGTCGACATCAGCGCGCGCATCGAGGCGCTCGACTCGCACAAGAGCCGCCAGGAGAAGCTGCTCTTCACTTCCCGGCTGATGTCGGTGGGCGAGATGGCGGCGATGCTCGCGCACGAGCTCAACCAGCCGCTGGCCGCGATCGTGAACTACTTGAACGGCAGCCTGCGCCTGGTCGACCAGGCCGGCGGGCCGGTGCAGGTCGAACGCGCCCTGCTCGCCGCGCGCACCCAGGCCGAGCACGCCGCCGCTGTGATCTCGCGCGTGCGCGAGTTCATCCGCGCCCGCGAGCCGCGGCGCGATGCGCGTGACATGGCGCAGATCACCAACACCGTGCTCGAACTGCTGCGCCTGGAGGCCGAACGCCAGCAGCTGCGGATCGAGCTGGCGCTGGCCCACGACCTGCCGGCGGTCTACGCGGACCGGGTGATGGTCGAACAGGTGCTGCTGAACCTGGTCAAGAACGCCATCGAGGCGATGCGCGAGGTACCGCCGGCGAAGCGCGGACTGCGCATCGAGGGCCGCGTGAACCTCGACGGCGAGGTCGAGGTGCGCGTTTGCGACCGTGGCGAAGGCCTCAGCGCGGAGCAGGGCCAGCAGCTGTTCTCGCCGTTCTTCACCACCAAGAGCGATGGCCTGGGCATCGGCCTGGCCATCTGCCGCTCGATTATCGAATACCACGAGGGGCGGCTGTTCTTCGAGCCGCGCGAAGGCGGTGGCAGCGTGTTCGGCTTCACGCTGCCGACCGCGGACGGAAGGGGATAG